A single window of Elusimicrobiaceae bacterium DNA harbors:
- a CDS encoding NYN domain-containing protein, translating to MVRLSGKPSVFCVDGLNFIRSYVMAGGGYKTDDECAAALLDWLESVSCTDRFKNAEFRVVFDGGYRSVGPLVRGRVHAQFSDSDSADDILLEQAAYLKDHSTLKVWLVTSDGALVSIARENGIKTIYCPTFHELAQAALDAESR from the coding sequence ATGGTGAGATTAAGCGGAAAGCCCTCGGTTTTTTGTGTGGACGGACTCAATTTCATACGCAGTTACGTCATGGCGGGCGGCGGTTATAAAACCGACGACGAGTGCGCCGCCGCGTTGCTCGACTGGCTGGAATCCGTTTCCTGTACCGACAGGTTTAAAAACGCCGAGTTCCGCGTGGTCTTCGACGGCGGCTACCGCAGTGTCGGCCCGCTGGTGCGCGGGCGCGTGCACGCGCAGTTTTCCGACAGCGATTCCGCCGACGATATCCTTCTGGAGCAGGCCGCCTATTTAAAGGACCACAGCACTCTGAAGGTGTGGCTTGTAACGTCGGACGGCGCGCTTGTCTCCATAGCCCGCGAAAACGGCATTAAAACCATTTACTGCCCCACTTTTCACGAGCTGGCGCAGGCCGCGCTTGACGCTGAAT